A region of Toxorhynchites rutilus septentrionalis strain SRP chromosome 1, ASM2978413v1, whole genome shotgun sequence DNA encodes the following proteins:
- the LOC129762709 gene encoding uncharacterized protein LOC129762709 isoform X1, with protein sequence MRVPTAQPTKTKHRIEEKTTQRSLIMPSGGNKKSPSGGGGASKGRQQPFESKKSKSAAAKANGNDKVAATVEAVPADEDINSGFGQYLRSPQAIEMMRLFVIANTLVVILTMAWPQMKQSYQIILSLFAADGDEDDF encoded by the exons tGCCAACCGCCCAACCGACCAAAACAAAACATAGGATAGAGGAGAAAACAACCCAGCGGTCTCTTATTATGCCTTCCGGTGGCAATAAAAAGTCGCCCAGCGGAGGAGGAGGAGCAAGCAAGGGAAGACAGCAACCGTTCGAGTCCAAGAAGTCCAAATCGGCGGCCGCCAAGGCAAACGGGAATGACAAAGTTGCCGCCACCGTTGAAGCCGTTCCCGCCGACGAGGACATCAACTCTGGGTTTGGCCAATATCTCCGATCGCCACagg CTATCGAAATGATGAGACTGTTTGTAATTGCCAACACCTTGGTGGTGATTCTCACGATGGCGTGGCCCCAAATGAAGCAATCTTACCAGATTATCCTGTCACTTTTTGCCGCTGATGGAGATGAGGATGATTTTTAA
- the LOC129762709 gene encoding uncharacterized protein LOC129762709 isoform X2, producing MPSGGNKKSPSGGGGASKGRQQPFESKKSKSAAAKANGNDKVAATVEAVPADEDINSGFGQYLRSPQAIEMMRLFVIANTLVVILTMAWPQMKQSYQIILSLFAADGDEDDF from the exons ATGCCTTCCGGTGGCAATAAAAAGTCGCCCAGCGGAGGAGGAGGAGCAAGCAAGGGAAGACAGCAACCGTTCGAGTCCAAGAAGTCCAAATCGGCGGCCGCCAAGGCAAACGGGAATGACAAAGTTGCCGCCACCGTTGAAGCCGTTCCCGCCGACGAGGACATCAACTCTGGGTTTGGCCAATATCTCCGATCGCCACagg CTATCGAAATGATGAGACTGTTTGTAATTGCCAACACCTTGGTGGTGATTCTCACGATGGCGTGGCCCCAAATGAAGCAATCTTACCAGATTATCCTGTCACTTTTTGCCGCTGATGGAGATGAGGATGATTTTTAA
- the LOC129762706 gene encoding uncharacterized protein LOC129762706 translates to MLLLALRSMFFLAVLVGYSSGIWRLINDYFHREFKSFLEEEVKKNKYLLEDPTAPETNSDQLPVVNNVPADNALKQSSAPVSSNRLLDEVIVGFGRLFTSQYDKQRGTSTKQGQDKTLISSIPPPVIGAASGSSSTAHDDYSDRNGQREAIVIECDELSGRGPSPPSNDDDWVAEEEEEEVRMGYWKNRNREVEQGENMGYCVGDQSEEELLIDSCGYKFTP, encoded by the exons ATGTTACTGCTAGCGCTCCGCAGCATGTTCTTCCTGGCTGTCCTCGTCGGGTACAGCTCCGGGATTTGGCGATTAATCAACGATTACTTCCATAGAGAGTTCAAAAGTTTTCTGGAGGAGGAGGTGAAGAAAAACAAGTACCTGCTGGAGGATCCAACAGCGCCTGAAACTAATAGCGACCAGCTGCCGGTAGTGAATAATGTCCCAGCGGATAATGCCCTCAAGCAGTCATCCGCACCGGTCTCTTCCAATCGGTTGCTTGATGAAGTCATAGTCGGATTTGGGAGACTCTTCACCTCGCAATATGACAAGCAACGAGGGACCAGCACCAAACAAG GACAAGACAAGACACTGATAAGCAGCATCCCGCCTCCGGTTATAGGCGCTGCGAGTGGATCCTCCTCAACCGCCCACGACGATTACTCGGATCGCAACGGACAGAGGGAAGCGATAGTAATTGAATGTGACGAGTTATCGGGGAGGGGTCCTTCTCCACCTTCGAACGACGATGACTGGGTGGCGGAGGAAGAGGAGGAGGAAGTGAGAATGGGCTACTGGAAAAATCGCAACCGGGAAGTGGAACAAGGTGAAAATATGGGATACTGTGTGGGGGACCAAAGCGAGGAAGAACTGTTGATAGACAGCTGTGGATATAAATTTACTCCATAG